CAGCTGGAAGAAGGTGAACCGGGCCCGGCTGGCGAGGTCGAGGGCGGCGGCCAGGTAGACGATGTAGAGGAAGCCGTGGACGGGGCCGACGATCTCCACCACGGCCTTGGTGCCGGCACCGAACTGCAGCGGGATGCCGACGAAGACGAGGATGATCAGGCCGACGCCGACCGTGTACGCCATGG
This genomic stretch from Acidimicrobiales bacterium harbors:
- a CDS encoding DUF3817 domain-containing protein translates to MAYTVGVGLIILVFVGIPLQFGAGTKAVVEIVGPVHGFLYIVYLAAALDLASRARFTFFQLLAMIGAGLLPFLAFVIERRVTRRVEEEILLGRTTPWWREAAGSLLRGGRRRP